TCGCCCCGCCTTCTCAGAAATTGAAATCTGTGGCAATCTGTAATTGCTATTGTGTGCTTATCTCTATAAGTTTGTCAATGCGGCGGATCAGCTCCTGGCTGTCGTGTCCGATGATCACCGAAGGATAGAATGCCTGATTGTTCGATCTTACCAGACTGCCGGGTATGTCAAGCAGTTTACCTAGAGTCTGGGCAGTTTTTATCATCTCAGGTTTCGCATTTAAGGGGTATACTACGTTGCTGCTCCTGTAGTCAAAGTGCTTCGCATTTGCCGACATGACTACCTCAATGCCGATCTTCTGTAGTTTTGAGGCGACCTCAGTACTCAGCCCCGCTTTGCCTGATCCGTTGAGCACTGCTATCGATTCCGGCATAGACCTAATGAGGCTCAGAAGCTCGTCTTTTGTAATGGCATTTTCCGGTTTCTTCTCTTCCTTCTTTTCATGTCCGATCGTTTCTCCGTTTACCTTCGTCTCATCTGCCGCCGAAGAGTAGGACAAAGACAGGCCCGCAAAATTGCTGGTATTCTTGTTTTCCGTCATATCACCGGAGATCAGCATCTCGATCGGAGCGTTGAGGAATTCGTTCGCGGCCTTGGTGTCCCCCACCCAGTAGCTGAGGTTGTTGACCATCGCAGCCTGACCGTGGAGGGTGGAAAAGAATATCCGCTCCCTGCCGAGTTCGTTCTGGGCAAAACCTGCCAGCTGTATAGCGAGTGCGGGAGACATGTCCGTCTTGAAGAGCTTCATCATCTGCGCGGTCAGTTCCGGGATCTTGACAAGTATCCTGGGATCGTAGGCTTTTTTCAGAACTGCCTTGATGAACTGCTGCTGCCTGTGCACCCTTCCTATGTCGCCCAGTGCGTCCATCCTGAACCGGACATAATGCAGCGCTGTTTTCCCGTCCATTGTCTGAAGGCCGGGCTTGATGTTGATGTCAAGCTTGCCTGCCCTGTCTACATATCTCATTTTTTTCTCAACATCTATCTCGACCCCGCCCAGGATGTCCACAACTGCAGGGAAGCTGACGTAGTCTATTATCACATAGTAAAGGATGGGCTGTCCGAGATACTTTTCGACGGTAGCCTTGAGAAGGTCCGGGCCTCCGTACGCAAATGCGTGGTTGAGTTTTTGAACGCCGTGTCCCGGGATCTGTACCCGGGTGTCCCTTGGAAGGGAGAGTACCCTAATGTTCTTGTCATCTATGTCGATAGTGGCGAATAATACGGTGTCGGAGCGCCTTGAGCCCTCTACGTCATCCTCCCCCATGATGAGGATGTTGAACCTTCCCTGTTCCTTCAGTGCGGCGTACTGCGCACTGCCGCTGTCTATCGAACTCTCAATGGTGCCGAGTATGTCCTCTGATTTTGTGTGAAGTATGGAATAGACCTTGATCCCGGCGCCTGCGGCTATTCCCAGTATTGCTATCGCCACGACTGTTATGATCGACTTATAATGTTTCATCAAAGGCGTTTACCTCCATGCGGGTATCAGATGTCTCTGTACAGGGACTTTTTTCTGATATAGTGTTCCACAGACGGCGGGACAAGAAACCTTATGCTCCTGTCCCTTCTTACCCTCTCTCTCAGTCCCGTACTTGATATTGCCAGAAGCGGTATCTCAAGCGATATAATAGCTGACCTTAAGTCTTCGGGCAGTTCTTCCATTCTGCTGCGGGCATATCCATACCTACTAACGGCTACAAATTTACACATGCTCATGATTTCCTCAGGGTTTTTCCATGAGACGATATCGAGTACGGCGTCCAGTCCCGTTATGAAGTAGAATTCCGTGTCATGATATTCCGGCATTGCTTTCAGCTGTCTCAATGTATCGATGGTATAGCTTTTGCCGGTCTTGTCGATCTCTATTCTCGAGACGGAAAAATAGGGACAATCGACTGTCGCCAGTACCGTCATCATGTATCTGTCTCCCGAAGAAGAGACTTTCTCCCCTGCTTTGTGGGGAGGCTGGCCTGTAGGGACGAAAATAACTTCAGAAAGGCCAAAGGCGGCGTGGGCCTCGTCCGCAGCCCTGAGATGTCCGTAATGTATCGGGTCAAAGGTGCCTCCCATGATACCTATCCTTCTCTGACAGCTGTTAGTCATTATTTTCTGCCTCTTTTTGTCTTAGTCTTCCTCCGGTTCCATATCTTCGACCGGATCTTCTTCATCCGGAATTTCAGGGTCTGAGGGATAATAGTCAGGGTAGAAAATGAACTCCCTGTGCCCTATCGTGATCTGGTCTCCCTCTTGTGCCCCTGCTGCTTCCAGAAGCTCCTCGACCTTGTATTTCCTCATAAGAAGGGTAAATCTTGCGACATTCTCGTCCTGGCTGAGGTCATAGCGTTCGACAGCCTTTTCCAGCCTGTGGTGAAGGACCCTGTATCCTCCTCCGTGGAGGGATATGATCTGGATCCTGTTCCTCGTCCTGACAGTCGCCGGGGTATCTTCCTCTCTGTCAAGCGCGTAGAGCCTTACCTCGCTCCTGGGTCTGGGGTTCTTTTCCGTAAAGTCTATTATATGCCTTACAAGCTCCGGAATGCCCTCTTCAGTCAGTGCGCTCACAGCACAGAAGCTTATGCCCGCAGATCCAAAATGCCGGGACAGCTTATCGAGCAGCTCTTCAGGCTCCTCAAGTTCATCAAGCTTGTTGGCTGCCACAAAGTACGGACGGGTGTCCAGGTCCGGGTCGAATGATCTCATTTCGTTTCGGACTGTCTCGAGCTCTTCAATGAGCAGGTCAAAATCCCGGCATTCCAGGCTAAGCACGTGGATAAGAAGCCTGCTGCGTGCGATGTGTCTCAGAAACTGGATGCCAAGCCCCTTGTTCATGTGGGCGCCTTCGATGAGTCCCGGTATGTCCGCGATCACTATCCTCTCATACCCGGTCGTCAGTACACCCAGGTTCGGAGAGAGTGTTGTGAAGGGATAATTTGCGATCTTTGGCTGGGCGTTGGATATCGCCGCAAGTATGCTCGACTTCCCGACGTTTGGAAGACCTACGAGTCCTACGTCGGCTATAAGTTTAAGTTCAAGCCTCAGCTCAGCTTCTTCTCCGAGGTCCCCGTTTTCACAGAACCTGGGAGCCTTTCTCGCAGAGCTCGAAAAGTAGCGGTTGCCTCTGCCTCCCCTGCCGCCTCTGGCGGCAACGAAACGGTCCCCCGGTTCTACAAGGTCGGCTAGCCCCTCGTTTGTCAGAGCGTCATAAATTATTGTGCCGCATGGTACAAGCACAACTGTATCTTCACCCATGGCTCCGTTTCTTGCGCTGCCTTTGCCATGGCTTCCGTCGCTGCCCTTTATGTGTCTCTGGTATTCGAGGTCGGCAAGCGTCTGAAGATTGGTGGTGGCCTCAAAAATGATGCTGCCTCCCCTTCCTCCGTTGCCTCCGTCCGGTCCCCCGTTAGGCCTGAACCTTTCGCGGAGGAAACTCATGCACCCGTTCCCTCCCCTTCCTGCCTTGACAGAAAGACGCATTGAATCGATAAATTTCATTGTCTGTTACCCCGTCCCTGAAATACTATAAAAGGGGGCCTGCTGTTTAAGGCCCCCGGGATCATGCTGAAACTTGCTATTGCTTAAAGTGCTTCAGGCTCAACAGTTACGAATTTACGGTCTGCCCTGGTTAGAAAACGGACCTTGCCTGCAGCAAGAGCGAAAAGGGTGTGATCGCGGCCGATCCCGACATTGTTTCCGGGGTGGAACTTAGTGCCGCGCTGACGCACTATTATGGTCCCGGCGTTGACTGACTGTCCGTCACTGCGCTTCACTCCCAGATATTTTGGCTGACTGTCCCGGCCGTTAGTGCTGCTTCCCTGACCTTTTTTATGTGCCATAACTCGGTTACCTCCTCTTTAAGTACTGCCCTAGCCTGTGATACCGTCGACCTGTACAAGTGTGTACTGCTGACGGTGTCCGCGGAATTTGCGGTAATTCTTCTTTCTGCGGTACTTGAAGACGATCACCTTGTCATCTTTGCCGTGTTCAAGGACTTTGCCCGTAACTGCGGCTCCCTCAACATAGGGGGTGCCGATAACAGGTCCGTCATCCTTGCCGAGAAGGATAACTTTGTCAAAAGAGACCTCTGCGCCCTCTTCGGCGTGGATCTTCTCAAGACGGAGTTTGTCTCCTGCCGCTACTCTGTACTGCTTGCCGCCCGTTTCGATCACTGCATACATACTTATTTTTCCTCCCTCCGCTGCGTGTCAGGCAGCCCTGAGGCTTTTGTGGCCTGCACCAAGCGCATTCTACAACCTGCGTATTATAGTGAAAAATGTATGTTTAGTCAATAAGAGAGGTCAGTCCGTACGAAACCGTCTGCCGCTTCAGGCTGGTCAACGATGACTGTCACCGTTGCCGCCCGTATTTAGGAGCGACCTCGCATGTTCCAGCGCTTCGCGGGAGTTGTCGTCTCCTGCGAGCATTCTCGCGATCTCCTTTTCGCGCTCCGCGTCCCTGATCTCAGTGACGGTCGTCTCGTCTCCGTCCCTTTTTACCAGAAAGTGCTGATCCGCCATCGAAGCAATAGCGGCCTCATGGGTTATCAGAACGGTCCTGCATCTTCCCGACAGTTCCCTCAGTTTTTGTCCGGCAAGAAGGGCGGTCCTGCCTCCAAGCCCGGCTTCGACCTCATCAAAGACCAGTGTTCCCGGGAGCTGTTCATCGCCGAGCGAGAGCTGGAGGGCTATCAGTATCCTGCTAAGCTCGCCGCCTGAAGCCGTTCTGCCCACGGGCAGGGGGGGCTGGTCAGGCATGCTCATTTTGAATGAAACTGCTTCCGCCCCGTTCGAACGGAGCTTGTCCTGTTCCTCTATGTCGATAGAAAAGAGCGCATGCTCCATCGCGAGGTCATTCAGGTGGGAGTTCACCCTTGAAGCGAGCTCTTCAGCCGCGGCCTTCCTAAGTTTCCGAAGTTCCAGGGCAAGAGATCTTGTCCTCTTTTTATTCTCAGCAGCCTTCATTTCAAGCTCTTCAAGCTCAGCATGGTTCTCTTTGAGCCATGCCATCCCCTCAGATGCTTTGGCAGCGTGATCGAGAAGCTGTTTGCAGCTGAAGAGGTCAAGCGACCGCTTCAGTTTTCTGAGGGATCCGATCTTTTTCTCCAGACGCTCTTTTGCCTCTTCAATGCTGCCTTCCGCAGAGAGTTCCCGCAGTTCGTCCTGAAGCATCACCGCCACTGACTGTGCCGAAATAAGCATCTTTTCGACGCCATCCTTCCAGCGGCCCGTCTTTGCAGGTGAAGACGCATATATTTCCCTGCTGATCGATTCAAGGTTTTCAATGATACCGCCGCAGGCTGTCCCTCCGGCAAGCCTTTCGTGTATTGATGCAAGCGCGGTTCTGGCGTTTTCCTTTGATTCAAGTTCCTTAAGTTCAGTTTCCCATATTCTCTCGCTGTCTTCTTCCAGTTCCAGGGCCTTTATTATCCTGATCGCGTTTTCTGCATTCTGGCAGAACGCTTCAGTTTCTTCCCGCCGTTTCTTCAGGCTTATGATCGTGCGCTCTGCCGCCAGCGTTTCGTCGAAAGCGGACTCAAGCTCCTTTTTGATCAGATCCAGCGGCTTTCCTCCGCAGGAGTCCACAAGGTCAAGCTGGATGGAAGGATCTATAAGACCGAGCTGTGCAAACTGGCTCTGGATGACAAGCTCTCTTTCCATCGATGAAGAGAGCGTGCCCAGCGGGACAGGGTTGTTCTGCATCAGGCATCTGCCCCTCCCGTTCCGGCTGAACTGGCGCCTTACTATGAGAGTCCCGCCCTGAGGCTGGTATTCTTCATCAAGTCCTGGGATCCTGGTGCATGAAATGGTCATAAGAACATCCGCGGATTCCTCGAGTGCGTGGATGTAGTTGGTCTGGGCACGTTTCCCGGCGATGAATTCCATGGCGCGCACGAGGCTGCTCTTGCCTGAGCCGCTCTCGCCGGTGATCACTATGAAGCCGCCGCTGAGAGATAACTCCGCCTCTCTGATGCCGCCTACCCCGCGGACGCGGATATCCTCGATCAAAGTCAGTCTCCTCCGTCTGTGATCCCGTTAAAGCCCCAGCGCAGCTTTTCCCTGAGGAGATCGTAGTAGCTCCTGTCTTTAAGCTGGATTATGTTTATGTGGATGTCGGGATCCAGCATGGCTTCAAGGTGATCGTCGGGAAGCAGTTCATAACATAGCTGTCCGTCCTGAGTGAGTATGAGGTTCCTGTTGTCCCCCTTTGGAGTCACATAGGCCCTGTCTGTGCCGCTCAGGACTACCGGCCTCGCGTAAAGCGTATGTGCGCATATCGGAGCCAGAAGCATGCAGGGAACATGAGGCGGGACTATCGGACCGCCCGCTGAGAGGGCATATGCGGTAGATCCTGTCGGAGTGGAGAGTATAAGCCCGTCAGCAAGGAAGAGGGAGAGTATTTCGTCGCCCACGCGTACTTCAAGGTCTATGACCCTTGCGAGGCTGCCTTTGGATATGACAAGGTCATTCAGGGCGTGAAGCTCGTATACGATCCTTCCTCCCCTCCATACCAGCCCTTTTATCAGGTGTCTCTGCTGGAGAGTGAAATTGTTCTCCAGTATTGAGGTAATATCCTCTTTCGCGCACTCGGGGTCGCCTGTGGCAAGGAAGCCAAGCCTGCCGAGGTTGATCCCGTAAAGTGGTATCGGATAGCCGAAAGTGTACCTCGCAGCACGTAGAAACGTGCCGTCTCCGCCCAGGATGACAGCGAATTCGACATCTTCGCGCCATATGTTGTCGGGTATATCTGGTATGCTGAGGGCGGAAGCCTCGTGCGGAGGAAGCATAAAGTTGATGCCGCTCTCCCTGCCCCATGCGCAGAGTTTTGAGGCCAGGCTTATGGCTTCAGGTTTCTGCGTATTGAAAAGAAGTCCGACGTTGTTTTTTTTCATCTTTTGTCCCCTGCCTTTACTTTGTAGCCACGTGTGCCTCTTCGACCAGTTTCCCGAAGTCAATATCGGCATGTTTCACTATTGTATTGCTCTTCAGTCCCAAAAGAAAGAGAAATTCTATATTGCCCTCAGGTCCCCTTATCGGCGAATATGTCGCATCTGAGAGGAGAAGTCCCGTCTCACTTTCGACGAAAGCGGCCAGATCACTGAGTGTCTCCTCGTGAAGTGCGGGGTCGTGGATCACTCCCCTGCCGACCTTTTCCCTTCCGACTTCGAACTGCGGTTTTACCAGCACTATCATTGCCCCTTCCGCTTTCAGAAGCGCCTCAAGCGGTCTGAGAAGCAGTTTCAGTGATATGAAGGAGGCGTCTGAAACAATAATGTCTGCCTTTTCTCCGCCGATCATATCCTCAGTCAGACGCCGGGCGTTGGTCCTTTCCATCACTACGACCCTGGGGTCGTTTCTGAGTTTCCAGGCAAGCTGCCCGTATCCGACGTCGACCGCGAATACTTTTTCGGCTCCCCTGGACAGAAGCACATCCGTGAATCCTCCGGTGGAAGCGCCGATATCGATACAGGTCTTTCCGGAGGGGTCGATCCCAAATATGTCCAGTCCTCTTGTCAGTTTATGGGCTCCCCTGCTCACCCACTCTTTCTCCGGGGCGTCAAGGCATATGTCGGAATCGCCGGAGACCATCGAGGCGCTTTTGTTTACAGTTATTCCGTCGACCTTTACCCGTCCCTCTTCTATGTAACTCTGGGCCGCTGTCCTTGAAAGGAGCATCTGCCTTTCTACAAGGATTTTGTCCAGCCTTACCAGCCTTTTCTTCATCACTGCCCTTTGAGCGAGTTTATTACCGCTTCAGGGGTGAGGCCGCATTCGGTCCACTGCTCCGAGCGCGTCGCATGGGATATGTACCTGTCCGGGATGCCTATGTTTATGACTCGGCACTCCGGATGGTTCCTGCATGCGTATTCTGAGACCGCCATGCCCGATCCTCCGTTCAGATAGTTTTCCTCGGCTGTTACGACGACAGAGTGTTTTCTCATTATCTCTGAGAGCCCTTCGAGATCCAGTGGCTTTATGAAGCGAAGGTCAGCAACTGTCGGAATGATGCCCTCACCGGTTTCAAGCTTCTCAGCAGTCTTAAGCATCAGTTCGACAGTACTTCCTATCCCCAAAAGACATACATCACTTCCACGGGCAAGGATCTCCAGTTTTCCCCACCCTGCAGGAACTCTCTCTGTCCGGCCTGCGGGCAGGATATCCTGGGGTGCCTTTCCCCTTGGATATCTTGCGATCATCGGGATGCCTCTTTCGATCCAGCCATTTACGAAAAATCTGAGATCCGAAGCGTCCCTTGGCGCAGCGATCGTTATGCCGGGCAGGGTCCTGAACCACGGGACGTCAAGGAGTCCGTGATGAGTCTCCCCGTCCTCGCCTACAAGGCCGGCCCTGTCTGCCCCGATCATTACGGGCAGTTTTGAAAGACATATATCGTGCATCAGCTGGTCCGCAGCCCTTTGAAGAAAGGTCGAATATATGCAGACAGCCGGTCTCATCCCGCCTGCCGCCATTCCTGCGGCGAAGGTCAGCATGTGTTCTTCCGAGATCCCCACGTCGAAGAACCTTTCCGGATACTTTTCTGCGAATCCGTTCAGTTTGGTCCCGTCAGTCATCGCAGCGGTGCAGACAGCGATGCGCGGGTCATGGGAGGCTGCCTCTGTAAGTGCCTCTGACATTATCTCGCTCCAAGAGGGCCGTGATGTCGCAGTGTGGTTCTGTGCCGCGTCCAGATCGGTGTTGGGGCCAATCCCATGGAAGAAGGGCGAGTTGTTCTCCGCTTCGCAGCATCCCTTGCCCTTTTTCGTAAGGACATGGATAAGAACAGGTTCTTTGCAATGCCTTGCGAGCCGGAAGACCTCCTCCATCTCCTCTATGTCATGGCCGTTGAACGGGCCCCAGTAGTTTATTCCCATCTCTTCGAAAATGTTCGTCGGAAGGATCAGGGATTTTAATTTGGACTTGATCTTTTTGAGTGCCTCTTCCAGCGCGTCTCCGCGTTTTAAGGTGTGACACTGATCCTTAATGAAATCCTTGAATTTAATGTACGTGGGGTTTACAGAAAGACGGGCCAGGTGTCCTGCTATCCCCCCGATCCTCGGGCTTATGGACATCTTGTTGTCGTTAAGGACTATGATCACCTTTGTCCCCGTACTTTCAACGCAGTTGAGGGCTTCGAAAGAGACCCCGTTCAGAAGGGCTCCGTCCCCTATCACCGCAACGACTTCGTGGTTCCGGCCGCTTATGTCCCTCGCCTTGGCGTAGCCCATTGCCGCAGATATGGATGTGCTGCTGTGGCCGGTCGTGAAAAAGTCATAGGGGCTCTCGTCCATTCGGGGAAAGCCTGCTATCCCGCCCCTGGTCCTCAGCGTGTGGAATCGTTCAAGTCTGCCTGTCAGTATTTTATAGGCATATGACTGATGTCCTACGTCAAAGATGATCTTGTCCCTTTGGGGGTCGAAGGCCCTCAGCAGGGCCACGGTGAGTTCCACCGCTCCGAGGGAGGATGCCAGGTGTCCGCCGTTCTTCAGTGTCACCTGAAGTATCATTTCCCTTATCTCGCAGCTAAGTTTGTTCAATTCGCCGTATGTAAGGCCTTTAAGGCCTTTGAAATCCTTTACCGATCCAAGCATGCTCATGGATGATCTCTCCAGGTCTCGATTTTAGCGGCCGGGCCCGAAGTCTGGCCCGGTCCTTCCTTATGCACGTCCTATATATTAGCACTCCGCAGCCGCGGATGTATGGTTCAGTGAGTCCTCCTTAGGAGGTATCCGGGAAATTCCGACAGGAAATCGTCGCCGGGAAGGATCCTGAGGATGGCTTCCCTTGCAAGCCCGGTCTCTTCGCGTGCCATTTCTGCAGCCTTCTCCATGCCGTATACGGTGACATGGGTCGCCTTGTCCTGCTCTGCGTCCTTTCCCGGAGTCTTGCCAAGCTCCTCAGCCGTGCTGGAGACATCAAGGATGTC
This portion of the Synergistaceae bacterium DZ-S4 genome encodes:
- a CDS encoding LCP family protein, producing MKHYKSIITVVAIAILGIAAGAGIKVYSILHTKSEDILGTIESSIDSGSAQYAALKEQGRFNILIMGEDDVEGSRRSDTVLFATIDIDDKNIRVLSLPRDTRVQIPGHGVQKLNHAFAYGGPDLLKATVEKYLGQPILYYVIIDYVSFPAVVDILGGVEIDVEKKMRYVDRAGKLDINIKPGLQTMDGKTALHYVRFRMDALGDIGRVHRQQQFIKAVLKKAYDPRILVKIPELTAQMMKLFKTDMSPALAIQLAGFAQNELGRERIFFSTLHGQAAMVNNLSYWVGDTKAANEFLNAPIEMLISGDMTENKNTSNFAGLSLSYSSAADETKVNGETIGHEKKEEKKPENAITKDELLSLIRSMPESIAVLNGSGKAGLSTEVASKLQKIGIEVVMSANAKHFDYRSSNVVYPLNAKPEMIKTAQTLGKLLDIPGSLVRSNNQAFYPSVIIGHDSQELIRRIDKLIEISTQ
- the nadD gene encoding nicotinate-nucleotide adenylyltransferase, which encodes MTNSCQRRIGIMGGTFDPIHYGHLRAADEAHAAFGLSEVIFVPTGQPPHKAGEKVSSSGDRYMMTVLATVDCPYFSVSRIEIDKTGKSYTIDTLRQLKAMPEYHDTEFYFITGLDAVLDIVSWKNPEEIMSMCKFVAVSRYGYARSRMEELPEDLRSAIISLEIPLLAISSTGLRERVRRDRSIRFLVPPSVEHYIRKKSLYRDI
- the obgE gene encoding GTPase ObgE → MKFIDSMRLSVKAGRGGNGCMSFLRERFRPNGGPDGGNGGRGGSIIFEATTNLQTLADLEYQRHIKGSDGSHGKGSARNGAMGEDTVVLVPCGTIIYDALTNEGLADLVEPGDRFVAARGGRGGRGNRYFSSSARKAPRFCENGDLGEEAELRLELKLIADVGLVGLPNVGKSSILAAISNAQPKIANYPFTTLSPNLGVLTTGYERIVIADIPGLIEGAHMNKGLGIQFLRHIARSRLLIHVLSLECRDFDLLIEELETVRNEMRSFDPDLDTRPYFVAANKLDELEEPEELLDKLSRHFGSAGISFCAVSALTEEGIPELVRHIIDFTEKNPRPRSEVRLYALDREEDTPATVRTRNRIQIISLHGGGYRVLHHRLEKAVERYDLSQDENVARFTLLMRKYKVEELLEAAGAQEGDQITIGHREFIFYPDYYPSDPEIPDEEDPVEDMEPEED
- the rpmA gene encoding 50S ribosomal protein L27; protein product: MAHKKGQGSSTNGRDSQPKYLGVKRSDGQSVNAGTIIVRQRGTKFHPGNNVGIGRDHTLFALAAGKVRFLTRADRKFVTVEPEAL
- the rplU gene encoding 50S ribosomal protein L21, with protein sequence MYAVIETGGKQYRVAAGDKLRLEKIHAEEGAEVSFDKVILLGKDDGPVIGTPYVEGAAVTGKVLEHGKDDKVIVFKYRRKKNYRKFRGHRQQYTLVQVDGITG
- a CDS encoding AAA family ATPase, translating into MIEDIRVRGVGGIREAELSLSGGFIVITGESGSGKSSLVRAMEFIAGKRAQTNYIHALEESADVLMTISCTRIPGLDEEYQPQGGTLIVRRQFSRNGRGRCLMQNNPVPLGTLSSSMERELVIQSQFAQLGLIDPSIQLDLVDSCGGKPLDLIKKELESAFDETLAAERTIISLKKRREETEAFCQNAENAIRIIKALELEEDSERIWETELKELESKENARTALASIHERLAGGTACGGIIENLESISREIYASSPAKTGRWKDGVEKMLISAQSVAVMLQDELRELSAEGSIEEAKERLEKKIGSLRKLKRSLDLFSCKQLLDHAAKASEGMAWLKENHAELEELEMKAAENKKRTRSLALELRKLRKAAAEELASRVNSHLNDLAMEHALFSIDIEEQDKLRSNGAEAVSFKMSMPDQPPLPVGRTASGGELSRILIALQLSLGDEQLPGTLVFDEVEAGLGGRTALLAGQKLRELSGRCRTVLITHEAAIASMADQHFLVKRDGDETTVTEIRDAEREKEIARMLAGDDNSREALEHARSLLNTGGNGDSHR
- a CDS encoding NAD(+)/NADH kinase translates to MKKNNVGLLFNTQKPEAISLASKLCAWGRESGINFMLPPHEASALSIPDIPDNIWREDVEFAVILGGDGTFLRAARYTFGYPIPLYGINLGRLGFLATGDPECAKEDITSILENNFTLQQRHLIKGLVWRGGRIVYELHALNDLVISKGSLARVIDLEVRVGDEILSLFLADGLILSTPTGSTAYALSAGGPIVPPHVPCMLLAPICAHTLYARPVVLSGTDRAYVTPKGDNRNLILTQDGQLCYELLPDDHLEAMLDPDIHINIIQLKDRSYYDLLREKLRWGFNGITDGGD
- a CDS encoding TlyA family RNA methyltransferase is translated as MKKRLVRLDKILVERQMLLSRTAAQSYIEEGRVKVDGITVNKSASMVSGDSDICLDAPEKEWVSRGAHKLTRGLDIFGIDPSGKTCIDIGASTGGFTDVLLSRGAEKVFAVDVGYGQLAWKLRNDPRVVVMERTNARRLTEDMIGGEKADIIVSDASFISLKLLLRPLEALLKAEGAMIVLVKPQFEVGREKVGRGVIHDPALHEETLSDLAAFVESETGLLLSDATYSPIRGPEGNIEFLFLLGLKSNTIVKHADIDFGKLVEEAHVATK
- the dxs gene encoding 1-deoxy-D-xylulose-5-phosphate synthase; translated protein: MSMLGSVKDFKGLKGLTYGELNKLSCEIREMILQVTLKNGGHLASSLGAVELTVALLRAFDPQRDKIIFDVGHQSYAYKILTGRLERFHTLRTRGGIAGFPRMDESPYDFFTTGHSSTSISAAMGYAKARDISGRNHEVVAVIGDGALLNGVSFEALNCVESTGTKVIIVLNDNKMSISPRIGGIAGHLARLSVNPTYIKFKDFIKDQCHTLKRGDALEEALKKIKSKLKSLILPTNIFEEMGINYWGPFNGHDIEEMEEVFRLARHCKEPVLIHVLTKKGKGCCEAENNSPFFHGIGPNTDLDAAQNHTATSRPSWSEIMSEALTEAASHDPRIAVCTAAMTDGTKLNGFAEKYPERFFDVGISEEHMLTFAAGMAAGGMRPAVCIYSTFLQRAADQLMHDICLSKLPVMIGADRAGLVGEDGETHHGLLDVPWFRTLPGITIAAPRDASDLRFFVNGWIERGIPMIARYPRGKAPQDILPAGRTERVPAGWGKLEILARGSDVCLLGIGSTVELMLKTAEKLETGEGIIPTVADLRFIKPLDLEGLSEIMRKHSVVVTAEENYLNGGSGMAVSEYACRNHPECRVINIGIPDRYISHATRSEQWTECGLTPEAVINSLKGQ